Genomic window (Juglans microcarpa x Juglans regia isolate MS1-56 chromosome 2S, Jm3101_v1.0, whole genome shotgun sequence):
CATATTCTCTGTCATAAAACCTCATGAGCATTGTTATCATTAACATTATCATAATGACCTTTAGGATGGATGTTTCACTTCGGATTCGGATATCTTCCTATTTGGTGCAAGGACAGTGTATAGAGATATCTGCCTTGGTGAGTAGATACACACATGCTTGCCTCTTGATCTCTTTGGAGTAAGTTATTTctgtataaaaattttgaattcattttgctaataaattaGGAGATGGCGGCTATGTCATTTGCTATGAAATGGCAGATGTAGAGAGGCAGCTTGGATACGGAAGGAACTCATTGGTACATGTCGAGTTTCCCTGTAGATGTGAATATTGCAAATAAAGCCTCTTTCTGATAATTCTTTCTAATCTGCAATTTAGTAAGATGTGCCTATAATGTGTAGTGGTGTCTTtaagtttatattttaagtgatgCCATCTTAATGGGCAACCTTGAGTGAAGCCCAAGAGGGTGGCATTATGCTGCAGAAAAGCAGTAATGGCTCGTCTTTAAGATATGGTTGGAAGCTCTTTTTATGTCCTGCTAATAATTCGTGTTTTAATGCATTACAAGACATGAAAGACTTAATTTTCTGTTTGGGAAGTGTTCTTCATGGAGCTACGCATATGTAATTGTGCATGCATGCGTGTATGTGCACACGTGTGAAGCTTGCTGGTATATCCGATTTATCTAAGATTCtgttagtatatataaaatggGTCTGGTTCCCTCTCTAGTAAGTTGTAACAAGCGTGGTGATTCCATTCTTGTGATCTTCAGATAACCCTTGCCCTAATGCTTGGCAGTGACTACTCTCAAGGCGTTTATGGCCTGGGTCCTGTAAGTTATaaactcatttcttctttctgttgGGTTGCATTCTTCTTTATTCTCCTATCAGATCACCtttagagctgaaatgaacgcTTATTCTGTCGTGCTTAAATTTCATTGTCCTTAGGAGTCAGCTTGCCAGATTGTTAAATCAGTTGGAGACAAAGCAGTCCTCCAAAAAATTGCATCTGAAGGACTATCCtttgttttgaagaaaaaaggTTCAAAGAAACAGGGGACCCTTTCCAAGTGCAATAACAAGGAGAATTCACTGGACCAAGAGATGAATGTTAATGGTGAATTATAGAAACCTTATCTGAGGACATTGTAATTGGCCTGCATATGATTATATAatgctattttcaatttttcagagACTTTTGTCAATCTTCCAAACGAAGAATTCATGTGGCATAACTAAGCCTAAGTTAGATGTTAGTTGTGATTAAGTAGTTGGAGATCTAGGATAATGCTCTTTGAGATTTGAGATGAAGTTGTAAGTAAAACTGGTTTTTGAGATGACTATGAGAGATCCTTTATCAAATGCTTTAGTTGATATATTCTGGCATGATAAACAATTGCTTTGTATAATACACATACCTTTATTCACAGCTAATCTTGGTCCCTTTTATTTTGAGGTCATAATTAATATTTAGAGATTGCTTCATTGCAGTGGGAATTCATGGCCTGCACCTAAATGGGTCTTTACCCCTAGTTGTCTAGTTAACTGTTGCACCTCAACACATTTGGGGGAAAGCCAGCTAACTTTGGATTTTTTGTGTTGCACTTAGAAATCATAATTGAGGGTCCCTTCATCTCTCTGAAGAGAGAAAGTAAGCAGGTAGACTGTTGTTGTTAATGTAATTAATCTAATTTGATgtaattaatatgataaaaCATAGAATTTAAGATGCAATTCTTGGAGATTCCTATAATTTATTCGTTTTtttccgaaaaaaaaaaaaaagtgaaaaataaaactaagaaaaCTGTTGCATCCAATTTATTTAGTTGTGTGTTTATGTAATATTGTATGAAGTTGACGTGTCCTGAACATTTATCTCATGCTTTTATTGTATTCTTATCATTCCAAGTGGGAGTCTTGTTTTATCTCCCAGTTGTAGACATACAATTTCATATCCATCCATCCATTCATGCACGGATATTTTATGCGTGTGTAAACTATCTAGCTctacatttatttttgtttaaagagaTAGAAGATTCACATTGCTGTTGCCATTGTATTTGTAATGATCGTGTAGGCAGTGAGTATAATTTTCTGAGGGATGATCAACTCTTGCAAGTTATCAATGCATATTTGAAGCCCAAGTGCCACTCGGCAGATTCTGATGCTGTGCATAGGTAaacataatttcttttcttgttgGTATTGTTGCTAGTTGCTGCATATGTAAGACTGTTTAGAAATGTGTTATGTTGGGATATCTTCTGCCCTTTGTGATATAGACAATTAGTACTACCagtctttcctttcttttgctCCGGTTATGACCCACCTAAAAGCTAAAAGCAACACCTAGATAATTTTCCAGATGCAGGAAATAATGAAAGGATTAGTTAAACTTCTTCAGATAACCGTATCTCTCTGACTCCCTTAAAATCTTGCAGACAATTATATCTATTAGTTTTTTATCCATCTTTTAATTACAGATAATTGAGCACAAAAATTCGTTTTAGTTATTTGACTCTCTGATTGCTTTTTAGTAAATGAATTTCAGTTATTTGACTCCATTTATTTTGAATGCAATGTATTTTGTAGGACTCTTGCTCAATATCCTTTCCAACGTGCTAAACTTCAGCAGATATGTTCTCAGTTCTTTGAGTGGCCTGCTGAGAAAACAggttcttcatttgttccctTGCTTGTTTATTCATCCCTTATATGCGTatttactaatatattaaatgGAAGGATAAACATAAGCATTATGTTGATTTTTGCTGTCTTAGACAAACAGTAAACTGGCTAAATGGGAGTCAATGTTTTTGGCCGCTGTACTAGTTATATCAAAGCAAGATTCTCAAGTGACGTCTCgatgtttgatattttttattgccACAATCTTGAAGACCATTTCAATTGTTTAATGTTGTTCAAATCCTGGAAATCTATTCTCTTTATTAAGAAAATTGCTACAATTTGTTGaacatttttatttgagaattttcatACTGTACACATAAAAGAGCATGAACCCGTGTCCACTTTTGTGCAATACTTGTTTGTAGAATATAATGGGTGTTATACATTTACGTGAggaaattgattaaaaaattaggACGCACAAATATTTTGCCTGCTGTTCCATAACTAATATGCATATGACATGGGCATACCAAGATACGAATTGGATATgcattcataaataaaaataagtaatttttattCTTAACAGCTGATACAAGGTACGGCTTGAGTATGGCATGGGTTTTGGATGGATAGgtttgttataatattttttaagacaaaatttaaaatctaaatttatctaCTTGAGGACACATTACACTGTTGAAGTTGCCCAGTAAAAAAACACAGAATTTTCCACCCCTGTACTAGTAGTTCCTTTCTCATAGAATTCTCAATACTTGAAAAAGTGAGATAGGAGGAGGTTTAAAATGTAAACACGGGATCCATCAAACAGGAGTCCGAGTTATGAATAttgtgttttatatatttatttttatggctTCAAAAGTAGTTTAGTTATTTTGCACCTATTTTGTGCCTTTGGCATTTGGATATATCTGTCATCTCTTGCTAGTGCCTCAATCCCAACATCGATTAAATGGGGCTAAATCAAAATATACTAACAATGTAGGCACACGTTGGCACAGTTACAGTTCTGTAAATAACCTAGATTAGTAcatgtttaatatttaaaattcataaagaCAAGCATATAGCTGTGTCCATATTTGTAGAGATTTGGGGATGCGACATACTTATCAAGGGGCCATGGTGGTACTATCGGAACACCTCTTGGTGAAAACCACGCAATTTCACTTGGTTGGAGACTCTTCATCATAACACAGTTCTCATGTGTACAAAATCAGAACAaatataggattttttttttttttttttttgataagtaacaaaTATAGGATTTTTTTAGGTAAAGAAGAATCACATACACGTGACTTGTAACAATTCCTGGTTTCAGAGAAATAGAGtggttttttccttctttcttttctttcttggctTTTGTGTTTTTATGCTGTCAGCTTATTCAAGATTCATGGCTTAGATGAGTATATCCTTCCAAAGATCGCTGAAAGGAATTTAAGGCGATTTTGTAATTTACGTTCAACTTCATCAAATCTAGGACTGAAGCTTCCGCTACACAAGGTACTTACTCTAGTTCTTCCCGTTTCTCTATCTCTTATGGGTGTCTCAAGATAAATTTATGATTGGATAGTAGTCTCTTTGTTCGCCCATGTCCTACAAACTTGCATGGTAAAGCCATCTCTTTCTTATGAATATCAATATTTCCCCATCACAGATACCAGTTAAATGCCCTTTATCTGGAGTTATTAAGCACCGAAAGGTTCGAGGAAGAGATTGTTATGAGGTTTCATGGGAGGAGGTAGATGGACTTGAAACCTCTGTAGTGCCAGCAGATCTTGTAGAGAGGTAATGAGTTTCATCATAATGTAGTGACTTAATCTTGTTGGATGGTGCTGCATCTAAGCAGAGATGGGTTTTGTGCTGCATGCACattgaatgatattttttgtCTGAGTATGCTATTTGCAAGAAGCATGTGATCCTCTCTAATGAAAACTTAGGTCTTTTTTTGATCAGGAGAATTTTTTTTCGTTTCCCAAACTTTTCAGTGTAGacaaatatttaagattaacaacATATCTTCTCAAAATCATGGATTGAGGGAAATACATTGAAAAAACCATTATAAATCCATTGTATCAGTATGTAATGAACTTCTGGTAAAAGGTTAGTGCCGTTTAAGGTTTTCTAGCTTTTTCTTGACTCATACAGAGGGTATCCAGTTCTACTCCcagaataaaagaaataattgagGATAAAATATGGTATCTATCTCCTTTTTGATTGCCTATTAACTTTTTAAGAATGCAAAAATTGTTTCTTATCCTTTTTATCTGTCTGAAGTGCTTGTCCTGAGAAGATTGTGGAATTCGAGGAGAAAAGAGCTCATGGGAATCAAGAAAAGCTTAGAAAACCAAGGCCAAAGAAATTAGAGAAGGGATCTTCTTTGGCTGAAATTGatctaaaacttcaaaaatTGTTACATGACATTGATATGGGAAGCAGTGCTGCTGTTCATGATGCATCCTCTTTGGTGGTGATATCAGGAAATCAAACTGCCGCAACAGAAGTTAATCAGGAAAACCAACATCCATGGCTTGATCCAATGAGCAATGCTAAGTGCAGTGATGATATACCCTGGAGTCAAGTTGGTCCGAGTACCACTAAGAGTGAAGTGATTGACCTCTTGAGCCCTTCTCCACTAAGACAACCCCGTGCTGTTTCCAAATTCACCCAATCAAATGGTCAAGgtattgatgtgattgatttGAGTGAGTCAGAAACTGATGTGTCACCTGAACATGAGACGAAGGCAAGAGAGTTGAGACTCTTCCTTGCCAGCATTAAGGATGACATGTTCTGAACAGTCATGAAGgtcaattttttgtttaaaggaTTACGTCTAGTGTAGTTAGTTTGAAATTTTCACCGATTGAATTATGTTCATCTATCTCTTTAGTTGGCAACAGATTCTGTGCTGTGTGTACTATAATCAGATGTAGAATATGTTCTTCAAGGATAGTGTACGAGTTGTTATAAGGCTCAGACGTAGGATATTTAGGTCCAATTCATTTTCTCGCAGATTGATAGTTCCTGGGTTTGGACCTCTTTAGTGGAttctgacttttgtttttggtttgcTATTAGTTCAGCTAGGGACTTGAGCTTGTGATAGACCGAGCATGCTAAAACATGGGTTCATCACACGTACTTTCATGATTTAGCATGAAAATATGCTCTACTATTGtcttagagcattagtagtggATTTAACGTTTGGTCAAAATTTGGTTAgagaatttacttttataaatttagctagttACTTTTCAACAACACTAAATAACAGACTCTCCaaatctattactattatattaaaatattgattttgacattttcatttattttaattctaattgtaatttgaatatttattcattattaaaaaagtgtacattaattttctaagGTTGatattagatttgaaaaaaaaaaaattggcatcaACTAATCGTAATATTATACAACTAGAATTTGAAGCACTCCAACAAGATGATACTTTTGAGACGAAGAGGAATCTTCTGGAGTTGAGTTTGGGATTTGGTGTTTCATGcttttgagatgaagatgaattttTTGGAGTTGTGAGCTCACTTGAAGCGAATAGCACGTGGGAgagccaaaataatatttggccaaCAATTTGGATTCAACAGATTTGGCTAGTGAAAATAATCGAAGTTAAAAGTATTGTACCTTTGTTGAGTCTATTAGGACCACTACAGTAAGTTTTTATGCAATCTagttaaattttgactaaaatataattttattgagtccactactagtgctcttatgCCAAACAGTTTgttgaaatttagcattaagaATTGACTGCATGTGAAAAGTTCTACAAAAGATATCTAACAAATTCCCCTTTTCCTGTTGCATACGTCGATAACTCACCTTTCATTTCCATTCACTATGTTTTCCCCATACATGGCCATCTTgtgttattttgagaaattagcAACCCACATGATTAAAAAGTAGAAACTAAGAAATTGAGAGATAAGAGAAGGAACAGAAATGGAGTACTCAAAATGCAATAAAGCACTCAATAGTCTAATTAAGCAATGTTACAGTTGATAAAATAGACACATTGTtgacaaaaaagaataaaacccgTCACACAAACGAGaaattttttaacaagaaagagattttacaaaagtaaactcataaatcgATGTGGTTTGACTTGATAAGtcgaattataaaattacttttattgtaaaataaatataatgtatccATGAAGTCACGTTagcttgtaattttatttttatgaaagttctttataattatagcaCTTCTCTTCACAAATTAGACCCAAGTACTTCAATTTAACGTGAAAAAACAACTGGAAATAGATCACGGTTGAGCTGGAGGCAGACTTGATTCCAAGACTCCTACTGGAGATTGGACTTCACTTGAATGGAGAGTCAATCTAGAACTCTAAAGTTATTGTCCAACGTACAAGAACTCACTCCGGAATTTGCTTTCGTTTTACTTCACTTTTCACGTGCTGCAACTTTATGGGTTATAATGTTCGAAATATGGGgtgtgagaaaagaaaaaatttatttattatttcaactcttatcattctctcattattttatgatgtgatattaaataataaatttataaatgacatgtaataaataatttttttaaaaaaattttgaacaatTAAGATTTAAAGAGAAGTTGGAGAAAGTTGAGGGAACAAAAGGCTTGGCTTAGACCACGTAAGCCATAAGAGACAACAACCTAATAAGCACACCATTCCGCACAAAAACGACCAACACAGCACACCTGTTTTGCTTTTTGGAGATTTTCATGAATATTCACGTGCATTTAATACATCCGATAACGTGCGTGCCTTATTAGAGTACAGTTCGAATTCGAAATGATCTTTTCGGGATCCATAAATTTGACATATCATAAATGACCCATTTCATGTgggaaataaaatttatcaaaattgattttgggcaataatagagaaaaagaaatacatcATTTACCTACAGTCTAGTCAGTGTTTGTCTCATGTAAGTTATTAGCTTTACTTACCAATGCCTATATACAGTATAGTTTCCTAATTTATATAGGATGAATACTTCATTTAGTACTCATTTGTGgtgggtttggatagagagttcagatgagatgttttgttaaaaattaaataaaatattgttaaatataattttttaatattatttttattttgagatttaaaaaaagttgaattatttattatatttttttataaaaatttgagaaagttataatgatgagatagatgagatgagataggtttATGTATCCAAATCCACTTCAGTATCtccaaattttgtaaatattagtaaaatagtttataaataatggcGAAATGATTTgagctaaaatattttattcggtattgagaaatgagagagaaaatattcaatagaaatattataaagttaaaagttatttgaatataattttttaatattatttgttatgaagtttaaaataattatattgatttttgtgttttgttctaaagtttattattacttttcacctattttttattactattcaatattctatcattattttttttattaatttttttactactcTTTACAAAATATCTAAGATTATTTCATTACTCATTACTCATTACTCAAACGCAatctaaaattatgaaaaatttcaaatatttttaaaattttattacttgCTGGATGCAACTTTTACACTTTACGAGTAGCAAAACAATTCGAcctaaaaaaatagagagagagagacaggtTCTAAGCCTCTGCCCTTCTTATCCGAATCATTTATAGAGCAATGGGAGAGCTTCCATCTAGACCAAAACCTCCAATAACATCGCCACTTCATATGAATGGGAAATGAAAAACTCCTCCACGAAATTCCTTCGTCTGAGCCAAGAAGAGCTAACCTAGGGAAGAAACGGAGAAAAAGAAACCACAAAGgaagacaaagaagaagaagtaacaGGAGCTAGGTGTGAATGGGACTTCAATCTCTACACTGTTGTTTCTTCAAGCACAGCGGTCGGTGCCGCGTCGGACACCCTCGGAATAATCAAATTTGACCCATCTGATAGCTTTGTAGCCACAGATGGAATTGCAAGAAAGATAAGAATTTACAGTTTAAGCTCTCTGCTGCCACATGAAAAGCCATGGCAAGCAAAGTAATAATACTGCAACCTTGTTAGACCATGCCAGTGCATGCAACTATTACATCTGCACTCTGGCAAAGCTCAGCAGCCTTGGGTGGAAACCCAGCTCAGGCGAGCATGTCCTGGGTTCAAGAGACTACGACGGGGTGGTCATGGAGTACGACCTCCAAAGAAGAACACCCATTTTCGAGCGTGACGAGCATCGAGGGCACCGAGTCTGGAGCGTGGACTACTCGTATTGGGATCCAGTTCTAGGGGCGTCCGGGTCTGACGATGGAACCATGCAGATATGGGATCCACATTGTGAAGGAGGGAGAAGTGTGGCCACTGTGCAGCCCGACATGGGGCGCAGTCCCATTTGTTGCGTCGAGTTCAACCCTGTTGACGGAGCCTTAGTCGCCGTTGGATGTGCCGACCGGAAGGCTTACGGGTACAATATATGTTAAGAACCTTCCCAGTAGATCACTACAGTCTGCTTGTGATGTAAAATGGTGAAGGAACAAGTAACCAAACACTGTAAGCTACAAGGAAATGGATGCAAAGCACGTGTTTGATAAAAATCCTCAACAAGAAATTGTATTATCACGTTGGGAACATTCGAGGTGTCCCTTCCTCCAAATTGTTTCTAGATACAAGAAGATTCTTGACCCCTTTTCTCATCTCCCCTTCTCTCCTATATCCCTCTTTTCCGTAACTAACTCCTACACATTTGATAAACTTACACACAAAGTAGGAACAGAAATAACAATAACTAAAGTGCATCGTTTGGGACAACTCCCCAAACATTGCGTTTTGCACTTATGAAATAAACGACAGTTGCTTAATTAAAAAAGGTTAAACAACAGCAGCTCCCCACTCCCAAAATGGTGAGCTTTGAGTCTCCAACTTATTCTTGCATTTCTTCCATCTGCAACGACGTTGTTCCCAATCTAGAAGACTTCAAACCTTTTCACTTCGACCTGATGAACTCAGAACCCCTTCCCACTTCGACTTCACCACTTCAGTTCCAACCTAGGGTTCCTAACAGTTGCCTCCCTTTTCAcaacaccttgcccacaaggtgcggGTAAAGGTGCTATAACTTCCACAATTTCTCTCAAGTGTTGTTCTCTTCTGATGCACCAACCCACTTGACTAGAACTTCGATAATGGCCCGATCCCCTTGACGTTTCATGCGACGGTCAACGACAACTTCGGGCTCTAGTTAGACCTCGTCGTGTGCATCTACTGGAGGAAGAGTGGCTAGGGGTTGGATCTGGGTTCCAACCTTCTTCTTAAGGCAGGACACGTGAAAGGTGGGGTGGAGCTTGGAGGCCTTCGACAGATCCAAATGGTAAGCAACCTCTCCAATCCTCTGCAAAACTTTGAAGGGACCATAAAATCGAGGAGCAAGCTTCATGTTCCTACGGTTGGCCACGGATTTCTGACGATAAGGTTGTAGCCTCAGGTAAACTCAGTCCCCAATCTCAAAGTGCCTTTCAGTTCTGCTTTTATCTTCTTGCACTTTCATTCTGTTTCTTGCATGATCTAAGTTTTCCTTGAGCACTTGAAGCACTCTGTCTCGGGTCTGTAGTGTCTGGTCAACCTGGTTGTTTGCTGATACTCCCAGAATGTAGGCTAGCAGTTGGGGGGTGCATAACCATACAGGGCCTCGAATGGGGTCCTTTTTTGCAGAGGTGTGGTATGACGTATTGTACCAACACTCTGCAAACGCCTAACCATTGCACCCACCTCTAGGGTTTCACCCCTGAATAACACCTTAAATAGCTTTCCAAGCATTTGTTTAAGGCCTTAGTCTGTCCATCAGACTGAGGGTGATAAGCTGAACTGTGACTTAGGGCAGATCCCTACAGTTAAAAGAAAGCCCTCCAAAATGAACTCACAAAGATTGGGTCCCTATTCGTGACGATAATCCTAGGTAGACCATGCAACTTAAAGACATGGTTTAGGAATAGATTGGCCACTGTTGCAGCTCTATAGGGATGAGATAGCGGAATAAAGTGACCAAACTTAGTGAATCGGTTGACCACAACCAAGATAACATTAAACCCCTAGGACGTAGGCAACCCTTTAATAAAATCCATCGAAATGTTTGCCCATGCTTGCTTTGGAATTGGCAAGGGCTACTAAAAGCCTATAAGAGGGAAGTTTCGTACTTCACAGCTTGGCAAACAACACACTCTCGGACCACCTTCTTGATGTCCTTCTTCATGCCACTCTAAAAAAAATCCCTTTTGGCTCTTTGGTACGTTTTCAAGTACCCCGAATGCCCCGCCATTGGATTGTCATGTATATATTGCAGCACCTTATTTTTAAAAGGAGACTTAGCCACAACCACAATCCTCCCCTTTTTTAGTACTAACCCTTGCTGCAACTGATATCCCTTCGGAGGGTTGCTGTTTTGCTGTAATTTCTTCACCAATTCTTGCATTTCAATAGAATTCTCATAGTTAGCCCTTAATTCCTCCACCCAATAAGTCGTAGGGAACAAAATCATGGCTAAACTGCCTCACAGCTCGCACCCTAATCCTCCACCCGTGATAGGGCATCTGCCCCTACATTCTCCTTTCCCTGCTTATAAGTAATAGTGAAGTCATACCCCATCAATTTAGTGATCCACTTTTGTTGGGTTGCAGTCCCAACTCTTTGTTCCAACAAAAATTTTAATGTCTGTTGGTCggtttttacaataaaagattGGCCTAATAAATAAGGCCTCCACTTCCTCACAACTGTTACCAAGGCTAAAAGCTCATTCTCATAAGTTGATAGAATGAGTGCCTTACCTTTTAGGGCCTTACTCATGAATGCTAACAGTTGTCCAGCTTGCATTAACACTACCCCCATCCCCCGCCTACTAGTGTCACACTCAATAGTGAATGGCTGTGACAATCCAGAAGTCATAGCACGGGTGGCTGTGTAACAACCAATTTCAGGCTATTAAAAACTTCCATAGCCTCAGGTGTCCACaaaaaagcatttttctttagtaaATCAGTAAGGGGAGCTGCAATGACCCCGTAACCCTTGAGGGCCTTGATGAATTTAGGGTAGTAGCCTGTCAACCCCAAAAATCCCCTCAAAGACTTCACATTAACTGGTTTGAGCCATTCTAACATAGTTGCAACTCTCTTTGCATCGGCTTCCACACCCTTCTCACTAATCACATGACTCAAATAATCTATTTCAGCAACTCCAAATTGACATTAACTTAGCATACAACTCATGCTTGTGTAACATCTCCAAAATCTTTTCCAAATGCCCTAAATGCTCAGCCCAACCCTTGATGTAAACTATTATATCATC
Coding sequences:
- the LOC121252774 gene encoding single-strand DNA endonuclease 1 isoform X2 — its product is MGVKNLWDILESCKKTLPLHHLQNKRVCIDLSCWMVQLQNASKSHFCMKEKVYLKGLFHRLRALIALNCSLIFVTDGSIPAIKLATYRRRLNSGSEVTHNERNLQKVTSLRRNMGSEFSCMVKEAKVLGMALGIPCLDGIEEAEAQCALLNSESLCDGCFTSDSDIFLFGARTVYRDICLGDGGYVICYEMADVERQLGYGRNSLITLALMLGSDYSQGVYGLGPESACQIVKSVGDKAVLQKIASEGLSFVLKKKGSKKQGTLSKCNNKENSLDQEMNVNGSEYNFLRDDQLLQVINAYLKPKCHSADSDAVHRTLAQYPFQRAKLQQICSQFFEWPAEKTDEYILPKIAERNLRRFCNLRSTSSNLGLKLPLHKIPVKCPLSGVIKHRKVRGRDCYEVSWEEVDGLETSVVPADLVESACPEKIVEFEEKRAHGNQEKLRKPRPKKLEKGSSLAEIDLKLQKLLHDIDMGSSAAVHDASSLVVISGNQTAATEVNQENQHPWLDPMSNAKCSDDIPWSQVGPSTTKSEVIDLLSPSPLRQPRAVSKFTQSNGQGIDVIDLSESETDVSPEHETKARELRLFLASIKDDMF
- the LOC121252774 gene encoding single-strand DNA endonuclease 1 isoform X1 yields the protein MGVKNLWDILESCKKTLPLHHLQNKRVCIDLSCWMVQLQNASKSHFCMKEKVYLKGLFHRLRALIALNCSLIFVTDGSIPAIKLATYRRRLNSGSEQVTHNERNLQKVTSLRRNMGSEFSCMVKEAKVLGMALGIPCLDGIEEAEAQCALLNSESLCDGCFTSDSDIFLFGARTVYRDICLGDGGYVICYEMADVERQLGYGRNSLITLALMLGSDYSQGVYGLGPESACQIVKSVGDKAVLQKIASEGLSFVLKKKGSKKQGTLSKCNNKENSLDQEMNVNGSEYNFLRDDQLLQVINAYLKPKCHSADSDAVHRTLAQYPFQRAKLQQICSQFFEWPAEKTDEYILPKIAERNLRRFCNLRSTSSNLGLKLPLHKIPVKCPLSGVIKHRKVRGRDCYEVSWEEVDGLETSVVPADLVESACPEKIVEFEEKRAHGNQEKLRKPRPKKLEKGSSLAEIDLKLQKLLHDIDMGSSAAVHDASSLVVISGNQTAATEVNQENQHPWLDPMSNAKCSDDIPWSQVGPSTTKSEVIDLLSPSPLRQPRAVSKFTQSNGQGIDVIDLSESETDVSPEHETKARELRLFLASIKDDMF